The Leptospira mtsangambouensis genomic sequence AAAATCAGATTCCCTATGAAACATCTTTTTTTGGTTTGTCTGATTTTTTGTTTTTGCCCAGTTTTTGCTGTGGATAAAGACATTTGGACGCAAGCAGATTCTTTGATGAAACGAAAGGATTTTAAGGCTGCTTTTAAACTCTCCGAATCCATCATCGAAAAAGAACCGGAAGATGTTTTTGGATGGCAATTGCGATTGAATTCATCCTCCCAATTGGCAGATACCAAAGGTAAGTGGCCGAAGGAATGTGTTTCTTCTGCTTTGAAATATGCAGAGATTCATAAACCAGAAGAAGTTTCTAGCTTAACAACCGCAATCTGGTGTTTGAATCCTGAAAATCAATATTCTAAAATGGTGGAATTGATTGCAAAAGTCATTCCGTATGCAAGGGCCAAAGTTGGGGACGGAAATTATGCACTTCTTATAAATATTTTAGCAGTCGCCTACGATCGGTTAAATGACCAGAAAAATGCTCGTTCTATCTTGATGCAAGGCCTTAGAGATTTGAGTGGGACACCGGCTGCTTTACATACAGGATACAATTTAGGGGATCTTTTTCGAGATGAAACAATGTCTTTGGAGGAAAGAGAAAGTTGGCATAAACTTTTTTCCGAATATCTTTCTAAAGATAAAAAGGATCATCCGCTGCTTCCTTCCATCGCATGGAATACTTCTTTACTAACGGATCTTTATGTTTCGAAAAAAAAATATCAAGACGCTTTTGAAGTAGTTTCCCTTTTATATCCCGAGATGGATACACAACTGCTTGGTCATTGGAAATTTTTAAGAGACCAACTGTACATCAAGTATCTTGGTCTTAAATTTAAAACCAAAAGGCTTAAGATACCTCCACGAAAAACTTTGAAGATGGTGTTTTTAGTAATTCCAAAAACACGATTGAAAGGAGATTTGCCATCCCAAGTAGCAAAATTTCAAAATTTAGATTCTGATTTGAATCCCAAAGATGTTTCTGATCTCCTTTTGAGTTTTGAATATTTTAGAGACTCATTTGAAGACCTTTCCGAAGGAATCCATTGGGATCATGAAGTTTTGCAAACCAACTCAGAAATTCAAAATACAAATTGTATTGATGATCGTTTTCGTTTTGTGATGCAACCTTCCATTGGTTCCATTGTTCCCCAACTTTCCGAGGACCAACTGAAAACCATAAAGGCAGCAGATGGTGTCATCGTAGTTTGGCCAGGCACTCGCCAACCGGATGGAGTGCTCATCACCAATGGAGGTGGGACAGAATGGAATTATGGAACTGAGACAGATCCGGAGGTTCGTTTGACTATTCTCTCGGATTCAAATAAAAAAATTGCAAGTGGTAATCATGCCAATCATCCCATCTTTATCTATCATGAATTGTTTCATGTTTTAGAATGGGCGTATCACCAGTTAAAATTCCCCAAAGACAACCATCCTTACCAAAGAAGAAAAGTTTGGCCTTATGATTACCAAGGTGAAACGGAATGGGATTTTTATTCAGAAACTTTTCAAAAACGAATGAAAAAAGAAGACAACCTAAATCGTGTTTATTGGCAAGGCAGAAAAGAAGGGTTTTATGGTATCCTTGTGAAAGAACAAGGGAAATCAAAGTGAATTGGAAACATCCACTTCCTTAAAAGTAAGGAAGTGGTTCAAATGTTTTAGTCTCCACCTTGGATAAAAAAAATCATTTTCCAGTTTTTGTTTTTCTTTGAAAAACCAACACGATGGTCCATGGGGCTTCTTACGTATTGTTCACAAACATATCCAACTTGTCCGTCGGAAATGCAAACCTTATTCCAATTGCAGGGTTCGTTCGGATCAGGTTTTAGTGTTTCATCATATTCGTTTTTAACAAACTCCCAGCTAAGCTGTGTTAGGACTGCACCCTTTTTGGATGGTTTGTTCCGAATATTGACAGTGTTTCCTGTGATGAGCGAAAAACTATATGAATCAACAGATTCTGGAGTTTGAGTAAACAAAAATGGAGCTGACCAAATATTATCTTTATAAGCAAAACCAAGATTGACGGTTTGCGAAAAAACGTTCCAAAAATCGGATTTTTTTGGATTTTTATCCAAATTCCAATACTTAAAAAATTTTGTTTTTCCCATTCCATCTTCAGAAAAATCAAAAGAAATTTGTGGGTCCACAATGGATTCTATAAACTTTATATCTTTGTCTTGGATTGCTTTTTCTAACTTTTGTTTGAAGGAAAAAAAATCTTTATCTTCTCTCGATGTATCCGTTGGTTTTAGAAAAACCGGATCAAAAGGTTCGCAAGGTAAAATTTGAGAAAAAGTCGAGGTGAGGATGATGGATAGAATGGAAATTTGAATTTTCATTTTAGTTCCTGATGTCCAAGTTTTTTGATTGCCCATAATGCCATATGACTTGAGCAAATAGCAACCAAATTTTCTATACTGAGTAATAAGTAATTCAGATTCCTGGTTTTGACCCGGTGGAGGATGAATCAAACTCGGATTAAGAACCTTAGGTTATTCATTTAACTTGATTTTTCAATTCGGTGCGTAATCAAAACCGGCAATGTACTTTAAATTTAATAATGCTCTTTCATATTCTACTAAAGCATCAATGTATTTTAATCTCGTTTCGTTATAGGATCTTGTCGTATCTAAAAACTCAAGTAAGGTGGATCCACCACCTTTATATGCTAGTTCTACAATTTTGACAGCTTGTTGTGACTTTAGTAAAGATATCTGACGCATTTGTTCAAGAGCATCAAACCTAACTTTTAATTCCTCTTCGGTAATTGCCATTTCTTTGGCTAAGTTCAAATATAATTCTTCGCGGAACAACGCAGCTTGTTTTCTGGCAGATTGGCTTTTGGCAATTTCACCTTGGTTTCTGGAAAAGACAGGCAATTCTAAATTAGCGGACATTCCATACATAAATTGATCTTGTTGGACGAGCGAATCAAATAGTATACTGACATTGGGGACTGCAATTGCTTTCTGTAGTTTGAAATTCGCTAAAGCAACATCTTCAGCATTTGCAAGGGCTAAATAGTCAGGTCTTCCTTCTGTAGCTAGTTTTAATAATCGATCTGAATCAATTGTAGGTAATTGTTTTAAAGAATCTAAATTTCCAGATAGGATAATATCCATCTCACTTGGATTTAAACCTAAAACAACAATGAGTTCATTTTTTAGTTTTAAATAATCAACTTGGGCAGATACTTTTGCAACTGCATATTGATCTTGGGCTACTTCCGATCTTAGTAATTCTAATTTAGATATGTCCTCTTTTTTAAATCTTATTTTGTTAATTTCTACAATATTGACGAGGTTTTTATGATTTTCTTCTGCCAGTAGATATCTTTCTCTAGCTGCAAGAGTAGCGATAAACAAATTTCCTGTACCCAAAGATATTTTGCGGAGCGATTCTAAATAAATGAGTTCCTCCATTTTTAATCGTTTGTTTGCAACATTGATCCTTTCCTCTCGTTTGTTTTCTGTTTCATAAATAAAGCCAAAACTTACACCATATTGATTTCTATTAGGGTCAAATTCTTTTGAGGTAGGGTTGTAAGGTAAAACATCTGCAACAATATTCAAAAAAGGATTAGGGCGAAGCCCCGCGGTAATTCTATCTGCTTTGCTGTATTCAATTTCGTATTTTGCTATTGCCACTTGTTTGTTGTTTTGAAGTGCAAAACGGATGGCTTCATCGAATGTGAATTCTTTTTTCGATTTTTCTTTCGCTAGAATTGGTAAACAAACAAAACAACAAGTTAAAAAAATACAAACAATTGAATAAAATAAATTACAATTAGATTTGCGCATGGCGTAATTTTCTTTGTTCACTTAGGTAACAGAGTAGGGGAATGGTGAAATTTCCTATGATGAGAGTAAATAACAAACCACCTACAATCACAGTCGCCATTGGTCTTTGTATGTCGGAGCCAATTTCGTTAGTTAACATGGCAGGGAGTAAGCCAATGATCGCGGTAGTGAGTGTTAAAAACCTTGGACGGAACTGGATCTCTGAAACATGGGAAATTAATTTTTTAAGGTCTTCTTCTGTTTTAATTGGGGAATTTTCTTTTTCGTGATTAAAATTAGAAACAAAGAGAACCCCTCCCATAATGGATATCCCGAAAAGAGAAATAAGCCCAACACCTGAAGATACGTTAAAGTGCATTCCTCTAATCAAAAGAAAAGAAAGTCCTCCAAGTGCAGCAACGGGTATACTCGACATCACCAAAAGACTATCGGAAATATTGTGGAACATTAAGTATAGTATAAACAAAATAATCGCAAATGTAAGAGGAACAGCAACCATCAAACGTTTACTTGCTCTTGTTAGGTTTTCGAATTGCCCTCCCCACTCTATCTCAACATCGGCAGGTAGTTTGATTTGATTTGCCACGATTTTTTTTGCTTCGTTTACAAATCCACCTTGGTCTCTTCCTTCGATGTTGATCCAAACAGATACCATCCGATTTCCGTTTTTCCGAGCAATTTTTGCAGGCATTTCTTTCAGTTCTAATTTGGCTACAGAAGATAATGGATATTTACTTTCATATTTACTTTTGATATTAATATTCCCGATTGAATTCACAGACGTTCTATACTCTTCTGGATATCGAACTGTGATATTATAAATATGATTATCTAGGTAAAGTTTACTAATCTCTTTGCCACCAACAGCAATTTCCGTTATATCTTGGATGTCAGAAAAATTGATTCCTGCCCTTGCGGCAGCTTCTCTATCAATTGAAATCACTAGTTCCGTATTTGGTCCCTCTTGTTCGATCCCAATGGCAGAGACACCATGAATCTTTTCCAAAGCAGACTCAATTTCCGTTGCTTTTTGCCAAAGGACAGAAACGTCCCTACCTGAAAGTTGGATCGATAGGTCTGCCGCTGATCCTGTCACAGCTTCCGCGACGTTGTCAAGAATGGGTTGAGAAAAACTAAACTTAGCACCGGGAACAATACGTTCAAACTTCTCTTTGATTCGTTCGATCATTTCAGATTTTGAACCAACTGTTTTCCATTTTGAATAATCTTCTAAGGTTATCAAACCCTCAATTCTATTGGGACCAAATGGATCGGTTCCATCATCGTTCCTTCCTGATTGAGTAATGATTACCTTGGCCTCTGGAAATTCTCCAACTGTCTCTCTCAACAAGTTGGCTACGTTTGCAGTCCTATCTAAATGAATTCCGGTGGGTAATTTGCATCGAAAATTGATTGCACCTTCATCTAATTCTGGTAAAAACTCTGTTCCAAGTCCTATGAAAACAAAAAACAGAAGTGTTGCGACAACGATATAAATACGAATACTTATTTTTTTTGAGTGGTCTAGAAAAAAATGAAGAAACTGAAGAAAGTAAGCTCTTGCTTGCGTAAGAATAAATAGTTCTTTTGTTTGGCGGCGATGTTCTTCATTAAAAAAACGAGAAAAAATAACCGGTAATACCGTTAGAGAAAATAACAAAGCACCAATGAGTGTGAATGCCAAACCAAAGGCCATTGGTTTAAATAGTTTTCCTTCCACTCGTTCAAAAAGAAATATCGGAAGATAAGCACAAAGGATGACCGCGATAGAAAAAAAAACCTCTTTTTCTGTATGGTCAGAAGAACGTAGGATTATTTCGTCCAGTGATAATTTCTTTTTTGATAACGAAGAAATGGCAATGGTTGTTATGATTCCTTCTATAATCACAATAGAACTATCTACAATAATACCAAAGTCGATGGCACCTAGAGAGAGAAGATTTGCAGGAATCTCAATCAAATGCATTAAACAAAATGAGAATAATAAAGAAAATGGAATGGTGACTGCAACTGCTAGGGCTACGCGATAATTACCTAGTAGAAAAATCAAAACAATCATCACGATTGTGATTCCTTCCATCATAGTTCTCACTACTGTTTTTAAAGTATTCGATACGAGTTCTTCTCTATCATATAAAATTCGAAGACGCACACCTTTATTTTTTAAAAAACCTTCCAGGTTTTTAATTCTATCTTTTACTAATCGTAATACCTCTGTTGGATTTTCCCCTTTCCGCATCATGATGATGCCTTGTACACCTGAATTGATTTCTTTGCCTGATTTTAATCGATACCCTAAAATCCCTTTGGGAGGATGCGGAATGACTCGTACCTTCCCGATATCTTTTACATAAATTGGAATGTCTTTTTTCTCTGTAACAATGATGTTTTCAATATCTTTTTCGTTTTCTATTGCACCTAGTGCCCTAACAGGTATCGCTTGGTTTCCATGTTTAAAAATGTTACCTCCTGTATTTGCATTGTTTTCTTCAATAGCTAAGACCAAGTCCCTTAGGAAGACATTGTATTTGTCCTGATTGATTGGATTGATTTCAATTTGATATTCTTTGATATCACCACCGAAGGTAATGACATCAGCCACACCTTGGATTTGTTGGAGCCGAGGTGCCAGCTCCCAATCTTGAATGCTTCGTAACTCCATCGTGGGCATTCCGTCACCTTCAACAGCATACCTGAGAATTTCCCCGACAGGAGAAGTTAATGGTCCAAGTTCAGGAACTTCCGTTCCCTCTGGCAATTGAATGGATTTTAATCGTTCATTGACTTGGTTTCTTGCAAAATATTCATCGGTGTGGTCTTTAAATGTCAAACGAATCACAGACAATCCAAAAATACTTTGTGACCTAGTAGTTGTTAATCCAGGAATACCAGTTAACGCGCGTTCCAAGGGGATAGATACTAATTTCTCAACTTCGGAAGAGGCGCGGCCATCAAACTTTGTAATTACAATAACTTCTGTATCGGATACATCTGGATAAGCATCAATTTTTAAATGTGTTACTGAATAAATCCCAAAAGCAGATATCATTAAAAAACAAAATAATACGATTGGTGAATTTTTAAGAGAAAAACGAATAAATCCCATTAGTAACCGAAACTTAGTCCTTTTAATAATGTTGATCCATGAGATACAACTCTATCGTTAATTTTAAGTCCTGATAAAATCTGTGTATATTCCTCTGTTTCGATTCCCGTTTCAACTTGGATTCGCTGAAAGCTACTAGAATCTACCTGTTTGAAAATATAGCTGTTATCACCGATTAAAATTATAGATTCATTTGGGACTGAGAGTGCTTCAATATTTTCTAGTTCAACTTGTCCAGTGCCAAACATTCCTGGTTTGAATTGGTTACCGGTATTTTTTGTAACGATTAAAACTTTGACTGTTCGACTCACTGGATCAATCACATCGGATATGGAATCAATTCGTGTTTCAAATCTTTCACCAGGAAAGGCAGAAAACTTAATATATAATCTAGATTGAATTTTAACTCGATTTAATTTTGTTTCAGGGATGTCTCCGACGATCAAAATATTTCCTGGTTTGAGTTTTGTTAATTTATCGATCGGTATCCCTTGCATACGAAGACGATTTAAATTTTCTTCCATCGATGCACTCATTTGTTGTAACTGAACATTGGCATCGTTCAATTCTTTGCCAGCAGCCGCTTGGTTTTCCACTAGGTATTTCAAACGAGAATAAGATTTTTTTGCTCCGTAAAGTGCTGCTTTGCTTTTTAAGTATTCGGAATAGATGATGGACTGTTCTTCTGTTTCAAAGTGATAGGAGTAACTTGCCTCTTTGGATGAGACGCAAACCACTGCAATTCTTACGGGAATTGAAAGCCCTGCGCCGAGGTTACGGTATTCTGCGTTGGACAAAGAAATAGTTGATGGAAGGTCACCTTCTGATTTTTTGATAATCTCTCCATCTTGAATTGCATGGAAACTTGCTATACGAGGACGATTCTCTTCAGGTTTTGAGTGGCAGAAAAGGGAAAAAAAGAACAAAAATAAAAGAGCGAGATACTGAGGCATACCGAGACCTTTCCTTACTGTATTGGGTAAGTAGGTGAATGCAACTGGAAAAAGAGGGTTTTGAATCTAAAATCTAGGATTTGGTCTGAGTAATTTTTTTCGCAAGCCTTAAATGAAAGTAGAGGGTTAGAGCTCCCAATCTTGGAATTTGAAAATGAATCCAAGATTGACATAGTTTTCTCGTTTGAGTTTGTTTAGATCACTCCATCTACCTTTGCTTCTTTTAAAATTGAATTTACCTGCTGTTGCACAATTTTTTTCAATTCTGGTGTTTCAGGAAAAAAAGGCCAGAGAGGAAGAAAAATCCAACCCATATAAATTTTAATTTCTGATTCGCGAGTATAAGCTTTTGCTTTTCCCGTTTCATTATTTCTAAAAGTAATCTCTGTTGAGATTTTATCATTACCGATTCCTGGTATAATTCCAAAGGTTAATCCGGCGATAAGTGGCCCATTTCCCGTGTCTGCTTTTCTTGAATAAAACACTAAAGCATAAATTTCATCTTCTTTATCGCCTAAATTCACTGATTTAAAATATCCAGATTCTTCAAAGGCAAGTTTGATTCTTTTTGCATCTGTAACGACGATTTCTGGGTGGTTGATGAAAGAAGGTGGATAAATGGTGATTGATTTTGAAGTTGGATTATCTTTCATACCCTTCATAAAGACTTCATCAACTTCAGGCATTTTGTTTGCAAAAGATATACAGTTTGTTGTTAGAAATATTAATATAATGAAATAAAAGGAAATTCTAAATTTACGTTGCATCAGCAAATTTTTGGAAAATACCACCTAATTGCAAGTTAAATTTTGTTGACAGTGTTTATAAATTCTCCTCACATAACAGAATGTTTTCTATTCAAATGATCGTTTTCCGAGTTTTTCTGATTTTTTTTATGATTCTAAGTTTTTCCTGTAAGTCCACCACGGAACGTTTGTTTGATCCAAGAGACAAAAAAGACGAAAGCGGAAAAACATTGGTAGGTTTTATTTTATTTGATGAAACAGAAAGAACAGATATATTAATCGCTAGTAGTTTTGTTTCACTACAATCTTTGCGTGGGGAAAACATCGAAATATTTGAAGTTGAAGAGATAGACGAAACCAGGGAATCTTTTAAAGGAAATTCTACCAAAAATCCTTTTTATTATTTTGAAGAAGAAGAAAAGTCGTACGTCTCTTATTCCAACTCCGCAAAAAACTCCTCCTTTAATCCGAATATTTTAAACGGAGATAAAGAGTATTTGATACGAGAACTCAAGTGGACAAGAAGTTGCGGTGACAAATGTCGAGTGAACATGCAATCTCGTTTAAACCCTTACAAGAGTTATAAAACTTTAAAAATAAATGGAAAACCAGGGGAAATCGTTTTTTTAGGAATTTTTACAATCAAAACAAAAGTGATTCCTGAATCTACTTCCTTATTCTCAAACAAATCAAGTTTTACAATTGAGTTCAACCAAGTGCAAGACAACTCAGAGTTTTACCAAAGGAGAATGGATCCAGACCAAGAAAAATGGATTTTTGATTTGAAATCTGGAAAAAATCAGAAGTCGGCAGAAATAAAATTTTTACAATCCATCATGGAAATGCAAAAAACCGGGTTTTGGTACAACAAAGCCAAAGAAAAATTAAAAACGCTGGAAAAATGAAGGGCGACAAAGTTACTTTTTGTTCCATTGAATGAGTCTAAACTGCGATTCATTTAGTGGAGAGAAGTATTTGCGATATTTACCATTTTATCTATTTTTATTTTTTGTTTTTTCCCTTACCCAATGCAAAGCTTTCGGCAAGGACCCAGAAGGTTCCCACCTTGAGAAAATAAAAACATCCACTCATTATGACGAGAGTCGTGAACAATTTGTAAATCGTAGACCCGATGTATTAGAGAAAATGAGAGAGAAACAAAATTTCTTTTCTCTTTTTTTTAAATTTATCTTCGGTGGCGACAAACACCAAAAACCGGATGTGAAGTTACCGGAAGAAAAACCAGACTTTGCTGAGTTTTTAAAACCGGATGAAAATATAAAATTCATTTGGTTTGGGCATTCCACCTTTCTTGTGAATATAGAAGGGAAACTTTTGTTTTTTGATCCTGTGTTTTCGGAGTCTGCCGCCCCTTTTAGTTTTATGGTGAAACGATTCCAAGATGCAGTGGTAAAGTTGGAAGAACTCCCACCAATTGATTACATCATCATTTCTCATGATCATTACGACCATTTGGATATGCAAACCATAGAATTTTTTAAATCAACAAAAACAAAGTTCATCACACCACTTGGTGTTACTTCGCATATAAAAGAGTGGGGTGTTTCCGAAGATCGCCTAACGGAGTTAGACTGGTGGCAGACCTTGGATCTGGGAAAACTAAAAATTGTTTGTACACCTGCCCAACATTTTTCGGGAAGGCGAGGAATGAATGGAAATAAAACTTTATGGTCTTCATGGACTGTGATTGGTGAAAAAGAAAGATTCTATTTCAGCGGTGACTCCGGATATGATGTACATTTCAAAGACATTGGAGATAAATTTGGACCATTTGATTTAACATTCATCGAAAATGGACAATACAATCCAATGTGGGAAGCGGTCCATGTATTGCCGGAACAAACAGCCAAAGCACATTTGGATTTAAGAGGGAAACGACTTGTGCCAGTCCATTGGGGGATGTTCAATTTGTCTTTGCACAGTTGGTATGAACCGGCTGAATCATTAGAAAAACAGGCAGAGGTTTATAAAATTGATCTCCTAACACCCAAATTTGGGCAAATTGTGAAAATTCGTGAACCCAACCTAATGGAGCGTTGGTGGAAAAAATTCATCCAATCGGAATGATTCTAATCGAATTGGGATCTGAAGTTTTGGTTATGTGGAGGTCCAAGGGTGGTCGAAAGGTTCCTTGGACCCTTTGTAGCGAAAATCAATACAAATCATAGTTAGATTCCAGATGGGAAAAAAATTCAATCCTTGTTTTACTAATAATTGTTAAATGAAAAATGCGATTTGACACTCCATTCGTTAATTCGAATGATGAGTGTTAAATTTTATTTTTGGTGCTCTAAAATGAGAAAATTTTCCCTATCTGTTCTTGTATCAAGTTTGTTAATTCTTTCTGCAATCGGTTGTACTCCGAAGTCAGACAATAATGATTCCCTAGCATTACTTTTGCTTGGGGCAGCGGCCTCAGCAAACAGTTCCTCCGAAGACTTAAGTTGCCAAAATAAAACACTGAATTGGACGATCCGCACTCCAGCGGCAACAAACCAGTGGACTTCGATTACTTATGGGAATGGACTCTTTGTTGCTATATCGGCCGACGGAACCAATCGCGTGATGACCTCCCCCGATGGAATCACTTGGACAAGTCGTAATCTCACCGTGGCAAATCCGTTTCAATCCGTTACTTATGGAAACGGACTCTTTGTTGGAGTTGCTGCGAATGCTATGGGCGGGAACCAAGTAGTCACTTCTCCGGACGGCATTACTTGGACAGATCGTGCGGCAGCGGCAATTGCTTCCTGGCAATCAGTCGCCTATGGAAATGGTCTTTTTGTGGCGGTGGCGGCAAACACTGCTACACCGGTCATGACTTCCCCAGATGGAATTACTTGGACAAGTCGCACTCCTCCTGAAGCAAATGAGTTTCTACATGTATCTTTTCATAAAGGACAGTTCATTGCAACTGCTCAGACAGGAACCAAACGGGTCATGACTTCTCCTGATGGAATCAATTGGACGGCTCATGCTGCAACAGACACAAATGCATGGGTTTCCGTGGCTTATGGAAACGGTCTATATGTTGCTGTATCTGCAACTGGAACAGGAACCAATCGGGTGATGACTTCGCCTGACGGGAGCACTTGGACTGCACGCGCAGCTGCAGAAGCAAACGATTGGAGAGCCGTTACCTATGCAAAAGGTATATATGTAGCACTTTCATTAACTGGAACCAATCGGATTATGATTTCGCAAGATGGAATCAACTGGAAATCACAAGTCGCACCAGAGCAAATTGGTTTGAAATCTCTTGTTTATGCAGATAATCGTTTTGTGGCAGTGGCTTATAATCAAGGTTCTAAAGTAATGACCGCTTCCTGCGAATAATCCTTTCAGACTAAATTTTTTTTAACCAACCAAATCATATCGAAACCACCCCTCTAGTAGAGGTGGTTTCGATGACAAAAAAAATAATTCTTTTTTTGACACTGAAGGTTTGTTCTTTGGTGACCTTCTTTTTATTGGCTCTTAGTTGTTCCGAAAAAGGTTCTCAATTTGGCGAACCATGGCTCTTAAATCTTCTTAGTTTGGTATCGCCTGTTTCAGGGGATCAAAAAAATGAAAATAGTTTTGGATCAGAAAATTCGTTCAAAGTAAACTCCGTGTCTCCGAACATCGCGATGGAAAATTCGATTTTTTCCATAGAAGGTGAAAATTTAAAAGAACTAAGCGAAGAACAGTTATTTGGTGAAGGGTATTCCAAATTCCTAAAATTCACTGAAGTTTCTGACGCAAAGATCACAGTTTCCGTAATTCTCTGTCCTGAAGAATCTTTTGTATTTCCTTCCTCCTCCCAGAGCGAAAACCGAATTACCTTACCTTGTTTTGGTTCCAAAACATTCGTACTTCGACCTTTCAAATGGGAACAGGGATTGCCAATCAGCCCCACAATTTCTTTGTTTGCAACTAATTCCTTTCAAACCCTTCGGAATTTAGGAGAAATCGAATTTGTCACCAAACCTTCCTTACCTGAAGGAATCCAAATTTTACCAGAGACCGGGGAAATTTATGGAACACCATTGGAAACCACGGAAAATGAGTTTCGTTCCTATACAATCACAGCCCAACTGAAAACAGATCCATCAGTAAAACTCCAAACAACTGCCAATG encodes the following:
- a CDS encoding SH3 domain-containing protein; this translates as MKIQISILSIILTSTFSQILPCEPFDPVFLKPTDTSREDKDFFSFKQKLEKAIQDKDIKFIESIVDPQISFDFSEDGMGKTKFFKYWNLDKNPKKSDFWNVFSQTVNLGFAYKDNIWSAPFLFTQTPESVDSYSFSLITGNTVNIRNKPSKKGAVLTQLSWEFVKNEYDETLKPDPNEPCNWNKVCISDGQVGYVCEQYVRSPMDHRVGFSKKNKNWKMIFFIQGGD
- a CDS encoding TolC family protein, with the translated sequence MRKSNCNLFYSIVCIFLTCCFVCLPILAKEKSKKEFTFDEAIRFALQNNKQVAIAKYEIEYSKADRITAGLRPNPFLNIVADVLPYNPTSKEFDPNRNQYGVSFGFIYETENKREERINVANKRLKMEELIYLESLRKISLGTGNLFIATLAARERYLLAEENHKNLVNIVEINKIRFKKEDISKLELLRSEVAQDQYAVAKVSAQVDYLKLKNELIVVLGLNPSEMDIILSGNLDSLKQLPTIDSDRLLKLATEGRPDYLALANAEDVALANFKLQKAIAVPNVSILFDSLVQQDQFMYGMSANLELPVFSRNQGEIAKSQSARKQAALFREELYLNLAKEMAITEEELKVRFDALEQMRQISLLKSQQAVKIVELAYKGGGSTLLEFLDTTRSYNETRLKYIDALVEYERALLNLKYIAGFDYAPN
- a CDS encoding efflux RND transporter permease subunit gives rise to the protein MGFIRFSLKNSPIVLFCFLMISAFGIYSVTHLKIDAYPDVSDTEVIVITKFDGRASSEVEKLVSIPLERALTGIPGLTTTRSQSIFGLSVIRLTFKDHTDEYFARNQVNERLKSIQLPEGTEVPELGPLTSPVGEILRYAVEGDGMPTMELRSIQDWELAPRLQQIQGVADVITFGGDIKEYQIEINPINQDKYNVFLRDLVLAIEENNANTGGNIFKHGNQAIPVRALGAIENEKDIENIIVTEKKDIPIYVKDIGKVRVIPHPPKGILGYRLKSGKEINSGVQGIIMMRKGENPTEVLRLVKDRIKNLEGFLKNKGVRLRILYDREELVSNTLKTVVRTMMEGITIVMIVLIFLLGNYRVALAVAVTIPFSLLFSFCLMHLIEIPANLLSLGAIDFGIIVDSSIVIIEGIITTIAISSLSKKKLSLDEIILRSSDHTEKEVFFSIAVILCAYLPIFLFERVEGKLFKPMAFGLAFTLIGALLFSLTVLPVIFSRFFNEEHRRQTKELFILTQARAYFLQFLHFFLDHSKKISIRIYIVVATLLFFVFIGLGTEFLPELDEGAINFRCKLPTGIHLDRTANVANLLRETVGEFPEAKVIITQSGRNDDGTDPFGPNRIEGLITLEDYSKWKTVGSKSEMIERIKEKFERIVPGAKFSFSQPILDNVAEAVTGSAADLSIQLSGRDVSVLWQKATEIESALEKIHGVSAIGIEQEGPNTELVISIDREAAARAGINFSDIQDITEIAVGGKEISKLYLDNHIYNITVRYPEEYRTSVNSIGNINIKSKYESKYPLSSVAKLELKEMPAKIARKNGNRMVSVWINIEGRDQGGFVNEAKKIVANQIKLPADVEIEWGGQFENLTRASKRLMVAVPLTFAIILFILYLMFHNISDSLLVMSSIPVAALGGLSFLLIRGMHFNVSSGVGLISLFGISIMGGVLFVSNFNHEKENSPIKTEEDLKKLISHVSEIQFRPRFLTLTTAIIGLLPAMLTNEIGSDIQRPMATVIVGGLLFTLIIGNFTIPLLCYLSEQRKLRHAQI
- a CDS encoding efflux RND transporter periplasmic adaptor subunit codes for the protein MPQYLALLFLFFFSLFCHSKPEENRPRIASFHAIQDGEIIKKSEGDLPSTISLSNAEYRNLGAGLSIPVRIAVVCVSSKEASYSYHFETEEQSIIYSEYLKSKAALYGAKKSYSRLKYLVENQAAAGKELNDANVQLQQMSASMEENLNRLRMQGIPIDKLTKLKPGNILIVGDIPETKLNRVKIQSRLYIKFSAFPGERFETRIDSISDVIDPVSRTVKVLIVTKNTGNQFKPGMFGTGQVELENIEALSVPNESIILIGDNSYIFKQVDSSSFQRIQVETGIETEEYTQILSGLKINDRVVSHGSTLLKGLSFGY
- a CDS encoding MBL fold metallo-hydrolase, with the translated sequence MRYLPFYLFLFFVFSLTQCKAFGKDPEGSHLEKIKTSTHYDESREQFVNRRPDVLEKMREKQNFFSLFFKFIFGGDKHQKPDVKLPEEKPDFAEFLKPDENIKFIWFGHSTFLVNIEGKLLFFDPVFSESAAPFSFMVKRFQDAVVKLEELPPIDYIIISHDHYDHLDMQTIEFFKSTKTKFITPLGVTSHIKEWGVSEDRLTELDWWQTLDLGKLKIVCTPAQHFSGRRGMNGNKTLWSSWTVIGEKERFYFSGDSGYDVHFKDIGDKFGPFDLTFIENGQYNPMWEAVHVLPEQTAKAHLDLRGKRLVPVHWGMFNLSLHSWYEPAESLEKQAEVYKIDLLTPKFGQIVKIREPNLMERWWKKFIQSE
- a CDS encoding putative Ig domain-containing protein gives rise to the protein MTKKIILFLTLKVCSLVTFFLLALSCSEKGSQFGEPWLLNLLSLVSPVSGDQKNENSFGSENSFKVNSVSPNIAMENSIFSIEGENLKELSEEQLFGEGYSKFLKFTEVSDAKITVSVILCPEESFVFPSSSQSENRITLPCFGSKTFVLRPFKWEQGLPISPTISLFATNSFQTLRNLGEIEFVTKPSLPEGIQILPETGEIYGTPLETTENEFRSYTITAQLKTDPSVKLQTTANVLVVSEIEKNNRTCKPLAVTSTCRGPAPHTCANASVCYTSQFVCIVDSKCGF